The following DNA comes from Brassica oleracea var. oleracea cultivar TO1000 chromosome C5, BOL, whole genome shotgun sequence.
AAATATTGTGTAGAGTTTTCAAGATGAAACTCGATAATCTAATCTGCGAGTTGACAAAAAAGAACGGCTCCTTCTTTGGACCAACTGCTGCAGGTAAATTTCTTTGCACTTGTTCTCCATATTTCTTATATTAATTGTTTTTTTTTTCGAAACAACTACTTTAGATAGTCTTTTTCTTTATATTAATGTTCATGATCTTATTTTCATTTTTCAGTAATGTACACGAACGAGTTTCAGAAAAGAAGAATGCCACACACTCATATTCTTACTCTTAATGGAAAAGGAATATAAATTTCCAACAGCCGATGATATAGATAAGATTATTTGCGATGAAATACGAGACAAGACGGTAGATCCAGAACTGTATGAAATTATTGGGGATTGTATGATGCATGGACCTTGTGGTGCAGCAATCAAGAATTGTACTTCTTATTTAAACTACTTATGGATCATAGTTCAATTCTTTTATCATATTTTCTTTTAATATGTCACTGTTTTTAACCAAAATATAAAAATATAAATATAATATTTCACCTAAAATATACAATTACAGAATTTATACAACACAATTTCACTTTGTATAATATAAAATATGTAACTTCTAAAACTAAACACTATTAATTTTTTCATATTTTGAATATTTTAATGTCCGCACAGGTGCTTCAAGAAAAAAAACCTAAGCAACTCATTCTTTATCTCTACCATACTGCATCCAGGAGATTTGCGCAGACCCTGTCTCAGCATTGAAACTCTGTCCCACTTTCTCCCACATCCCACATCCCACATCGAAGATGCGAGGTATATGTCAGTATGAACTTCCTTGCACTTGCAATACATGGAGATCAATGAGTTCATTACTGAAACATTTCTGTTAGAATCCAACTCAACCTATATCTAACTATATTTTTATGCCCGCACAGTCACCTAGTTTTTAGTTAAAAAGGGAAATGGATTTTATTATGGGCAAATCTCCAAAATAGCACATTTCTAAGTTTATATCACAAAAATAGCACTAAAAACTACAATGACCAAAATAGCACATTTCTAAGTTTATCCTTTGAAAATTTTAATTTTTTTATTTTTCAAAATTTGAAATCTTATCCCCAAAACTTCATTTCTCAACTCTAAACCCTAAACCCTAAATCCTAAACCCCACCCTTTAACTCTAAACCCTAAGTTTGTGACTTTTGATAAAACATTAAGTGCTATTTTTGTGACTTTTGACCTTGAGTGCTAGTTTGGGAACATAAACTTGATTTAGTGCTATTTTTGTATTTTTCTCTTTTACTAATTACAGTTCTACAAAAGTACTGGCCAATATGTGTTCAAGTAAATTTGTGCAGCATTTTTATATGATCGTCCATATTTTATTTTACGACTGGTGAAAATACGACAGTGGTAGAATATGATATTTGATAGGGCAAATCTCCAAAATAGCACATTTTTAAGTTTATGTCACAAAAATAGCCCCTCGAAAATTAAAATGACCAAAATAGCATTTTATCTTTCGAAAAATTTAAATTTTATTTATTTTTCAAAATTTGAAATTTTATCCTAAAACTCCATTCTCCAATCCTAAACCCTAAATCCTAAACTCCACCCTTTAACTCTAAACCCTAAACCCTAAACCCCACCCCTAAACCCCAAACTCTAAACCCTAAAACCCAAACTCTAAATCCTAAAACCCACCCATTAACTCTAAACCGTAATGTCTAAATTAATTTACCATTGGGATATAAGTGTATATTTATCCCTTTTGATAAAATATTAAATGCTATTTTGATCATTTTTATTCTTAGAGACTATATTTGTGACAAAAACGTTTTTAGTGCTATACTAGTGGTTTTCTCTATTTGATATTCATAATTAAAGTATTTATTTGCTGGCAAATAATAATTATTTTTTATTTATCTACTGGGGTTTTTGGAGTAAAACGCGCCGTCGAGTGGAGAAGTAAAGCCAAGTCTGAGAACAAAGCAACCCCTCTGTCTGAGAAAATCTCCGTCACTTCCTTCCAATGGCTTCTCTTTGCGATATGAACGACAATACCGCCGCTGAAGTCGCCAGTCTTCTTGCTCCGCTTCCAAGTCTCCAACTTCAGGCAAAATCTCCCTCTCTCCCTCCTCCGCCAAGATCCTTTTTTTTATTCTATTGTTCCTCAAGACCACGCTTAATAGCTGATTTATCTATTATATGTGTGTTGCGTCCTATTATTCTATAATTGCTCAGGAGGAGTATTTCAATCAGCTAATAAGCAGTAGAAGATGTCATGGCCTCCTAGTAAAACATAACGGCACCTTCGGAAAAGGTCCCTCCCAAAAGCAAAGCTTCTTTCTTTCAAAAGCTAAAATCTTTCTTGTCATTGTAGTAATACAACCTCTTCTCTTCTCTTCCTTTGGTAGTATAGGTGTCTATGCAAACTCAGAGTTTCAGGAAGATGAACTCATTTTGAAAGATGAGATTCTTGTTGGTATCCAACACTCATCCAACAAGGTGACTTCAACTTGTTCTTTTTTTTTTTAAGTTTTCTTCTTTCTTGATTCACTTGACTTGTCTGAATCACCTTCCATCTCCAGGTGGACTGTTTGGTCTGCAGTTTTTGTTTCCGATTCATCGGATCAGTAGAGAAACAAATCGGGAGGAAACTCTATTTCAAGAACATGGGCCTCTCTGGTTGTTGTGGTGGTGGTGGTGGTGATTCTTCTGAAAGCAGTAGTTCAAATCATAATTCTCTTCCACAAGGAGTTGTTAGTTCTCTGATGAACGGTGAAATGGCCTTGCCTCATACTGACAAGTTTCCTTTGCCTTCTCCTCTTTCGTGTCCCGGAGGATGCCAAGAGGCTTTTTACTGCAGGTTTGATTATGTCCGCTGTTTACTAATGTCTTGAACCGTTTGATGTCTTGAACTTTCGTTTTGGTTATTGTTTTTACATGTGTTCGCTGTTTGCTAATGTGTTGTTTCGATATGACATAGTGGATCATGCGCAGAGGCAGATTGGGAAAGTTCTCATTCTCTACTCTGCACTGGTGAGAGGTCTGAATCAATATCTAGAGAAGTTCTTGGAGAGTTTATTAAACATTCTAATGGTAAGTTCTTTGCTGGTTATAAATAGTCTCTTTGAACTTGACTCTCTTTTTTTTGTATTTATATCTTTAGTTTCTTAATTTTCAGAGACAAATGATATCTTTCTCCTGGCTGCAAAGGTATATATTATGTCTGCCTCTAGACCATCTTGGACAGTGCCCCATGAATCTTTTAACATGTTTTAGCTTACTGTGTGATAGAGCTTATTGTAGAGTTTGTGACCTTTTCTTTTCTCTAGTATATATAGAAAAAAAAAAAGAAACTAACAAGTTCTGGATAATGGATTATCATGGCTAGGCGATTGCCTTCACCATTCTAAGGTACAGGAAGCTTAAAGCAGAACATGTTAACAAACAAGCGAAGCAGAGTGTGTCAAAACAGTCACTACTCTTGGAGGCATGGAAACCAGTATCGGTTGGATACAAAAGAAGGTATATATATATGTTGATTTTGCCATTAGATAGTCTTGATAATTGAAGAACATGAATTGCTTGCTTTTTCTTTTTTGTCTATGGTTTCTGAATGTGATCCAAATCACATACGGGTAGTAACTCATGTTCATACAAGAATAGAATTTATATACAAGTCTAATTCTATATTTGGTAGGTGGTGGGACTGTATCGCGTTGCCAGATGATGTTGATCCGTCAGATGAAGGTGCCTTCAGAACGCAGATAAAGGATCTTGCATGCACGGTATGTGTTTCATTTGTATTTATTATATTTTTTTGAAGGTTGAGTTTGCTTGCCATGTCTTATGTTAATTTCATTAGCTTCAAATCCTGACTGTTTTGCTATATTCTTTTATCTCCAGTCTTTGGAGCTCCTGAAGACAGCCATATTTGACAAAGAATGTGAAGCCCGTATCCACCTTCATCAGTTTGATGTATAATCTATACCATTGTTTCTTTGTATAATAATCTACTTGCAGAGAGTCATTCCTTGACACATGAAAGTTTTCTCGCTTGATATATATGGGAATATCATCGGCATGTTTGAGCTGAATAACCTGTAAGAGTCACCACTTCCTTTTCTATGTTCTTACCAGTACGATAAATATAACTCAGAGATGAGGATACCAATCTTTGGCAGAGACTTGGTGGTAGCATCACCAGTAGAGGACTATTTCTTGTATATTGATGATCTTCCAGACGCTGAAAAGGACAAAGCTGAGGAAATCACAAGACCGTTTCTAGATGCTCTCGGTGATGAGTATTCTGACTGTTGCCAAGGTTAGAAATGATGTGAAACAGTGTTGCCTTAATAAAAGAGGAGTTATGTAGCTTGTAACCACGGTTTAACATTGTTACATTCATCTGTATTTGTGTCAGGAACGGCTTTCTTCCCTCTGCAGAGCTGTATGAACCATTCATGTTGCCCTAATGCAAAAGCCTTCAAAAGAGAAGAGGTAACGTTCTTTCGTTTTTGTCTTCTTTATGGTTAACACACCTCAAAAGGATTTGGAGTTGCAATGTCTCTACTCTCTCTTAAGAGTTTCTATCTACTCTCTCTTGTGGTTGGTTTTGCAGGACAGAGACGGACAAGCAGTTATTATTGCGTTAAGACGCATCAGCAAGAACGAAGAGGTACAATCATCTTGTCTTCTCTCTTAGACTTGTAATTGAATGGTTTTATATAAACAGTAGCTTATTTTTTTGAGTGTTTATATGATGAATACAGGTGACGATTTCGTATATAGACGAGGAGCTTCCGTACGAAGAGAGACAAGCATTATTTGCAGATTACGGTTTCACCTGCAAGTGCCCTAAATGTCTGGAAGATTCATCAGTTGCATGCATTACTTCAATGTTTTTGAAGCCATAACATTTTCAATTTTGCCTACTTAGAACCTGATTAGGGAAATTTTCCCGGTTTAAGGAACAAGTGTTTGTTTACTATATAAACTTCAGTTTTATTTTAAACTAGTTTCTTTACAATATTAGTACTCAGCTTGTAACGGCTTTTTATGCTTTAGGATCTAGTTTTGGTCACCTTTGGAGCACATAGACGAAAGCACTTATTTATTATGTATACTCTGATCCATCTGCATGATTAACCCGGAGTTCTTAGAGTAGGGTTTTTAGCGGAAGTTAAGAAACTGTTTTTTAATTTTTAACTAAAAAAATGAAGAACCGGTTCTTAAAGTCTTTATTTAAGAACCGGTTCTTAACTTTTTTAGCTAAAAGTTAAGAAACAGTTTCTTAACTTCCGTTAATAACTCCATCCTAAGAACTTCGGGTTAATCATGCTCAAAGGTAACTAATGATGTAGGAGTAAGAGAGACAAATGGAGAGGACCTCAATATTTCTGTTGATTAAAGCTGACGTGGCAAGACAAGGCTGATGCTTAGAGCATCTCCAATGTATTACTCCATTTTCTACTTCAAAATAGAGTAATTCCAAAATTGAGTTGAGTTTTGCTCCAATGTATTACTCCATTTCCTACTCCAAAATAGAATATTTTTAATATATTATGTTTTATGTTAATAAAAAATTAGTAATATCATCTTTCATTTATACTATTTGCAAAATAGTTCATTTTCATATGTATGCTCTTTTATGTTTTATATCATATATCTTTTGTGTGGTGTTTATCTTTTATTTTTTATATGTATGGTCTTTTATGTTTTATATTATATATATTTTGTTGCATAAAATAGTTCATTAGATGGATATTTATATAATTAAGAAATATTAACAGTAATTTTTATAATATATATAGTAAAATAATATTTATATATTTATTTATAATAATATTTTATTAAAAACAAAAATATTTAAATATGGAAGACCATTTTATAAATAAAAAATTTCAACTCTATTTTGGAGTAATGAGTTGGTTTACTCCATATTTGGAGTAATCATATCTATTACGCCATTTTGGAGTGGATTTTGGAGTGGGGTTGGAGATGATTTTACTGCAAAATGGAGTTTATAGTGGATTTTGGAGTAGGGTTGGAGATGCCCTCACGAGTGGAAGGAAAGAGAAGCGTCATATGCCATTTGTTTCATTGTTCTGTTGGGGATAGTATCGGGAGTAGAGATGTTAAAATGGGTTTGAAGCTCGCGGACCTAACGGGCTTTAGTATAAACGGGCGGACACGTAATCCTTTTATTATGATATAAAAATAAACGGGTTTATACGGATCTGTTCGTTTAGGTCTGTCTCATTAACGGGTATATCCGTTTAAACCCGTTTATGAGTTTTTTTCAAAAAAAAAATTATATTTAAAGATTATTTTTTTTTATAATTTTTGTTTTGAAACAAAATAGTTATATTATATATAGTTTGTGTTACAAACAAATATATAGTTTGTGTTTTTTTTTCTAGAAAAAAGTTTGGGTTATAATTGTGTTTAAAATTTGTTGATGTTTTCTATGATATTATGAACTGATTAACATTTAATAAAAGTAAAGTATTGTTTTCAAAATTTGCTTTAATTGGAATTTCTATTTATTAGTATAAGTTTTAAAATCAAATAAAAATTGTATAAAGATATGACAAAAGATTATTGACAAAAAAATAATTCACAAAAAAAAAATTAAACGGGTCTAAACGGGTACTATCAACATAAATAGGCTTAACATTAAACGGGTGTAAACGGGTAACTGATCTAAACGGACTAGACATTAAACGGACCAAAACGGACATGGTCTAAACGGACAGGGCCTAAACAGGCCTGGTAGCCCATATCAACATTCCTAATTGGGAGGTGATGTGAAAGCGTTTTTTTTGTGGGAGCAGTTTATAAAAGTTGGTTCTCTGCAGATTTCAGCTAAGGTTTAGCTTCATGTATACATGATTGATTTTCTTTTGGCTGATGTGATCTATCTGAGAACAATGCAAAGTTGGATGCGTGTTCTATAGCTTCTCTAACGTTTGAGGAAATCGGCTATTTTCTTACACCTAACACATGATAACGGTTTTAATTAGTACATACAGACTTGTACTATAACCATACTCAAATATCTGTTAATTTTAAATTCTATATTCGAACTCTTACAATTAGGCAGGTATATTTTGACAGTTCGTCTCTTAGTCATGATAATAATAGAAAAAAAAAGAAAAGGCTAAACAAGCCACCAAGCCAAACGGCAGCGTTGATGCAGGTTCCTCTAATCAAATTGTCTTTCATCCTCTTCTTATGTGCATTGTATGAACTGATGAGGACCATTGACTCGTAAAATGAAGAATCAGGTCATGCCGATTATAGGTTCAAATATCCAGACGAGCAGTAAATTTGAGCTCTCTTTCAGAAATTTTTTGAGTGTTGTTTATTCAGACAAGTGAGGAATTTACCCACTGAGTTGTACTCACTTTAATCAGGCAGTATGCTGAAAGTCAACCAATGGCAATGCATATAACTTTCAGTGTAACAGAAAATATGCGAGGCATTTCCAGGATCAAATAACATAGTAAAGGCCAGATGATCAGGATATACCACAAATCAATATTGCGTCAATGCCATTATACCTAAAGGAACTGTTTTTATCCTTCAGAATTGGTAAAAGACGCCTCCTTTCAATTAAAAATACCATAATATAAAGAACAAATTGAAAATATCGCAGGTGAAAAATTCTAATTGATGCTCAGTGGAAGGAGAAGTCGTTTAATTAAGAGAGCTCACGGCAAAACAGTTTCTGCTTTGTCCACTGCCCTTCGTGCACCTCCGTGCAGTTTTATCATCATCGCATCAAAACTAACAAAATTAACTATTTTCAAATTAGTTATTAAGAAATAGCATCAGTGTGTGTAACAATTCAGATCATTGATTTGAAAAACCTCACTGAAATCCGCTAAGATAATTGTTTTTATCCTCATCGGCCATATCTAAAAAAAATCAAGTTTTAAGAAAAGGTATGATTGTGGTGGAGGGAAGCAAAAAGAAGAGGGATACTCAGACAGCCAAGGGATGTATCGTCAACTACTGGGTGAAGAGCCCAGATCGGAAACTCTAGTCCACGAAATTATTCGTTTCATCACCATATCCCTTCTTCGCACCCGCCACCAATCCAAAAACAAATCAATAATAACCGACAAAACAATGAAAAAAAACTCCTATTGTTCATTGTAAAGCTCAGTATAAAGAGAATATATACAAGCAGCAGCTATGGTGTATCAATTCATTGTAGAAGACGAACCATATTTATACGACACAGGCGCATTAGGGTTTTCCTTACCGACTAGCGGCTACAACATCTTTTTAGGATTTTGCTTCCAACACAGCCCAATAGTTAAAATCTTAGCCCTTTAATATTAGGCCGACTAAAAGCCCATAGTTTTGTGTGAAATCGACCTCCTCTAGGCAGCAATACCTTTTGTTAAACCAATATTTATTTTGGCTATATATAAATACTGTTTGTTTCCTTCGTTTACGAACAGAGGACCAGTATTTCTGCGGTTCGTAAACTATTGCAATTAGGAATATACACTCAGGTTATGTAGTTAAAGTATGGGAAGATCTTTGGATCCCTTCAACTCCAGCGAGGTCGGCTCGTCTTTCAGCTCTATTTGTACACCTGAATATGCAGGGGTGAATCTAGCCCATTTAAGTTATAGGTGCACTATTGATAGAAAAATTTTAAAATACATTAGACAAGGATCGAACCTGAGAAACTGAGGGTGCATATACCTCTTTTTACCATATAAGCTAACCAAACTTTGATGTTTCTACATGTAAAATACTAAATTTTAAAATAATTGTGGGTGCACCTGCCCCCTCGTCCGTTAACCTGGCTTCGCCACTGAGAATATGAGAGTAAGTGACCTTATTGATCAAGAATCGAAAAAATGGGATGTTAGACTATTGGAGGATTATGTTGCACCTACTGATATACCTCTCATAAGGAGTTTGGCCATAAACATAACGCATCGTCGTGATACTTTCTGTTGGAATTTTACTAAAAACGGTCAATACACGGTCAAATCTGGATATTGGATAGCCTGAAACTTATTAAAGACAGGAAGAGAAAGAGGTGTTGCAACCCAGTATAACTAAACTTAAAGCTTTTGCTTAGAAGATAAATGCGCCTCGGAAGATATATCATCTCATATGGCAATTGAATACATGTCATGTGGCAGTAACGAGGAATTTGAAACGGCTGCGTAATATGAGATGTGATGACTATTGCCCGAGATGTGGAGAACCGGAAGAGTTTGTTACTCATGACATATTCGAGTGCCCCCTAGTTTTATAAGCTTGGTCCTTATCAACAATACCAACAAATCCAGAGATCTTTCCTGTACCGAACATTTATGCTAATATGGACTACCTATTATGGAGGAAGGACAATATTATCGAACCAAATTTAGACAGAGATCTCTATCCCTGGATAATTTGGTATATTTGAAAGGCTCGAAATGACAAACTCTTTAGGAGGATAGAAAGAGATCCTTTGGAACTAGTGCAGTATGCAGAGAGTGAGTGTCATCCATAATTCAATGCAAATGAGGTGGTGCCACCTAACCCACAAGAACAGAGTTTAGAGGAACCCCAAGTCTTAAGCTTGGGTAATACATGCCTCATAGATGGGTCATGGACATCTACGACACAGCTCAGTGGGTCTGGATGGGTTTGGGTGGATAGTTTGGGGAAGGTTCATCTCATGGGGACACAAAACAACCCACATGGAGAGTCTGCATTACACTCAGAACTGAAAGCACTTTAGGCGATGGAGGATATGTTTCAGCACTCGACATGCCAGAGATTTGGAACGGATTGTAAAGATTTGATTGTCATTATTAAGAAACCTCGTGACTGGCGGAGCGGATAGAGACTCTGCATATATGATTTCTGGACTTCAAGATTACCCATATTCCACGAGCGGAAAATTAGATTTCAGATTCTTAAGCTAGGACTGCGATGTAAGGCCCGATCCCGGCTCTAAGCTCAATCATGATCCGCGGCCTTAACATCCCGTATTTATATAGTTGATTCCGATTGTTCTTAAGTTTTTAGATGGTAAGTCCAAATTCATTAAGTGAGGTTCAAGATCATGCAATCCTAACAAATGAACATAAGGGGCAAATCAATTGTATATATATAATAAAAGAGATCCATACCTCATTCATAGGTTCATACTACTAGATTACACACTTAATCTATCATAATTTCATAGTTTGCACAATAGGCTATCAATACTTCACATCTATCTACAATGACCCATTCACCACACATCTTCCCATGGTTTGAACTTTGAATCTTCACGGCATCTTTCCTTTACCACGGTCCAAGTACGCTCCTGTAACCACACAAATCAGATCATAAACACATAAGGCCGATACCCTAAACATCAAGACTAGAATGGCATGGTTCGGTTCCTTAAACTAGGATCTGTCCAAATACTCAAATAAATTCCCAAAAACTAATTAAAAACCATGATAATTCATGATAATTCCCAACTAAGATATTCCCATAATTGGTTCTCAACAAATCCAACTCGAGATGTGAGATCCGACCATAGATCAGTCCGACAAAGGCCTAAGACTTTGTCCCTGGACCGGCCAAGGCCTAGGTTCAGTGTTCCATGTCTCAATCAATTGAATAACACCACAATACATGATAGAAACATATGATCCAGATGAAGTAGAGAGAATGGATGTATCTGCATAGTGATCCGACCACAAGTCCATATGGTTCATCCGCAGGCCCGGGGCCGTCCTTTGCAGTCTACACCACTAACCTTGGGTGTTCTTTCCCCTGGAGGCAAGTCCTTCTCCTTTTCTTTCTCCTTTTCCTTTTGTCTGGTATCCATGTCGATCCCCTGGCCTTCCCACGATCAGATCTCGCCG
Coding sequences within:
- the LOC106292633 gene encoding histone-lysine N-methyltransferase ATXR2, with amino-acid sequence MASLCDMNDNTAAEVASLLAPLPSLQLQEEYFNQLISSRRCHGLLVKHNGTFGKGVYANSEFQEDELILKDEILVGIQHSSNKVDCLVCSFCFRFIGSVEKQIGRKLYFKNMGLSGCCGGGGGDSSESSSSNHNSLPQGVVSSLMNGEMALPHTDKFPLPSPLSCPGGCQEAFYCSGSCAEADWESSHSLLCTGERSESISREVLGEFIKHSNETNDIFLLAAKAIAFTILRYRKLKAEHVNKQAKQSVSKQSLLLEAWKPVSVGYKRRWWDCIALPDDVDPSDEGAFRTQIKDLACTSLELLKTAIFDKECEALFSLDIYGNIIGMFELNNLDLVVASPVEDYFLYIDDLPDAEKDKAEEITRPFLDALGDEYSDCCQGTAFFPLQSCMNHSCCPNAKAFKREEDRDGQAVIIALRRISKNEEVTISYIDEELPYEERQALFADYGFTCKCPKCLEDSSVACITSMFLKP